A genomic region of Desulfomonile tiedjei contains the following coding sequences:
- a CDS encoding sigma-54-dependent Fis family transcriptional regulator: MPTVLVVDDEKNYLVVLEDLLQDAGYEVATASSGAQAIEIIQNTPVDTVLSDIKMPGLSGIELLEAVKAVDSDLPVILMTAYAEVDQAVNAMKNGALDHIQKPFDNHDIRRAVARGVERRSLIKNIRRLEAELGTIWGNIVGKSRAMETVFSLMKRVADTPTTVLITGESGTGKELIARGIHKASSRSQAPFVSINCAAVPENLLESELFGYEKGAFTGAVSLKQGKFEFADSGSLFLDEVGEMSLNLQVKLLRVLQEQEFQRVGGNKDIKVDVRIIAATNKDLREEVDAGRFRADLFFRLNVVAINVPPLRERRQDIPVLVAHFLNKFGERLGRSIRDVDPDVMSALYSYSWPGNVRELENVIERGLVLSRSSTLTPDDLPPEIRESHEIEEGIDTLISWERGLAETLDAIEERMIRHALKKAGNVQAQAAKTLGVSRSNLQYKMKKYGLLT, translated from the coding sequence ATGCCAACCGTGCTGGTTGTAGACGACGAAAAGAACTATTTGGTGGTACTGGAGGACCTGCTGCAGGACGCGGGCTACGAAGTCGCGACCGCCTCTTCTGGAGCGCAAGCCATTGAAATCATACAGAACACCCCTGTAGACACGGTCCTTTCGGACATCAAAATGCCCGGCCTTTCCGGGATAGAGCTTTTGGAGGCAGTCAAAGCGGTAGACAGCGATCTTCCCGTGATCCTGATGACCGCATACGCGGAGGTTGATCAGGCGGTCAACGCGATGAAAAACGGCGCCTTGGATCACATCCAGAAGCCGTTTGACAACCACGACATAAGAAGGGCGGTGGCGCGAGGTGTCGAGCGCCGGTCGCTCATAAAGAACATCAGGCGTCTCGAGGCCGAACTGGGGACAATCTGGGGAAATATCGTAGGCAAGTCCAGAGCAATGGAGACGGTCTTTTCGTTAATGAAACGCGTGGCAGACACTCCGACAACGGTTTTGATCACAGGCGAATCGGGTACGGGCAAGGAACTCATAGCACGAGGGATTCATAAGGCGTCTTCCAGGAGCCAGGCGCCGTTTGTGTCAATCAACTGCGCTGCTGTCCCTGAGAATCTACTGGAATCAGAGCTGTTCGGGTACGAGAAGGGGGCTTTTACCGGAGCTGTGAGCCTCAAGCAAGGCAAATTCGAGTTCGCTGACAGTGGGTCGCTTTTCCTGGACGAAGTCGGGGAGATGTCCTTGAACCTGCAAGTGAAGCTTTTGCGGGTCTTGCAGGAGCAAGAATTCCAGCGGGTAGGGGGGAATAAGGACATAAAAGTGGATGTGCGAATAATCGCCGCCACCAATAAAGATTTGAGAGAGGAAGTGGATGCCGGCCGGTTCAGAGCAGACCTCTTCTTCAGGCTTAACGTGGTGGCGATCAATGTGCCTCCGCTTAGAGAGCGCCGTCAAGATATCCCTGTCCTGGTGGCCCATTTTCTGAACAAGTTCGGCGAGCGGTTGGGAAGGTCAATTCGAGACGTGGACCCTGACGTAATGAGCGCCCTGTATAGCTACTCCTGGCCGGGAAACGTCAGAGAGCTGGAAAACGTGATCGAACGCGGGCTCGTATTGTCCAGGAGTTCGACCCTGACGCCTGACGATCTCCCACCGGAGATCCGCGAATCCCATGAGATTGAAGAAGGCATCGACACATTGATTTCATGGGAACGAGGGCTGGCGGAAACCCTGGATGCCATAGAAGAGAGGATGATCCGGCATGCCCTCAAAAAGGCCGGCAACGTGCAAGCACAAGCTGCTAAAACCCTGGGGGTCTCTCGCAGCAACTTGCAGTACAAGATGAAGAAGTATGGGCTGCTCACCTGA
- a CDS encoding L,D-transpeptidase encodes MWKKRVLIMRNVIAYLGFALSLILATPSVHAQMYYPNSYPQHQYPYGTNQEADAQTWGGPMEQAPNQQQAYGNPAVNLQYDPRDAEMILRDQLSRSRQQQTQPAPTPQPAPSQENMYDNYYGHRIQDEGQVQQVMAEARRVGSLIRNKNGKSFLVIDKRNFQFYLYDQAGRLLRIGPVAIGKGKTDVGAFETPVGVFPIRTKIPVDDWIRPDWYFIEEGEPIPRRWEDRRVPGFFRYKLVFDGSRYVHYAEATGGRLTHGCLGLDWQDAEAVFHTMQVGSYCVIIDHGFLTRLARGEFPIQKPPAKPVKPEEGTVPVPARVEPDRNSVRAGEKALNNLW; translated from the coding sequence ATGTGGAAGAAGAGGGTATTAATCATGCGAAATGTCATAGCATATCTGGGTTTCGCTCTCTCCCTAATTCTTGCAACCCCATCGGTTCATGCCCAGATGTACTATCCGAACAGTTACCCGCAGCATCAATATCCTTACGGGACGAACCAGGAGGCGGATGCTCAGACCTGGGGCGGCCCGATGGAGCAAGCCCCTAATCAGCAGCAGGCTTATGGCAACCCCGCTGTCAATCTCCAGTACGACCCAAGGGATGCCGAGATGATCTTGAGAGATCAGCTTTCTCGCTCCCGACAACAGCAAACACAGCCGGCGCCGACTCCTCAACCCGCTCCGAGTCAAGAGAACATGTACGATAATTATTACGGCCACCGGATCCAGGACGAAGGGCAGGTGCAGCAAGTCATGGCGGAAGCCCGACGTGTCGGCAGCTTGATAAGAAATAAAAACGGGAAGTCGTTTCTCGTCATTGACAAGCGCAATTTTCAGTTCTACTTGTATGATCAAGCAGGAAGACTCCTCAGAATAGGGCCCGTGGCCATCGGCAAAGGCAAGACCGATGTTGGGGCTTTTGAGACCCCGGTGGGTGTGTTCCCGATAAGAACCAAGATCCCTGTTGACGATTGGATCAGACCCGACTGGTATTTCATTGAGGAGGGAGAGCCCATACCCAGACGATGGGAGGATCGGAGAGTCCCCGGCTTCTTTCGATACAAGCTCGTATTTGATGGGTCGCGCTACGTGCATTACGCCGAAGCCACCGGTGGCCGGCTGACTCACGGCTGCCTGGGACTTGATTGGCAAGATGCCGAAGCCGTGTTTCATACCATGCAGGTCGGTTCATACTGTGTAATTATAGATCACGGATTTCTGACCCGTCTGGCCAGAGGAGAATTCCCGATTCAGAAGCCGCCGGCAAAACCGGTCAAACCGGAAGAAGGCACCGTGCCTGTTCCCGCCAGGGTAGAGCCGGATCGGAACTCTGTCCGTGCGGGAGAAAAAGCGCTAAACAACCTGTGGTAG
- a CDS encoding DUF3108 domain-containing protein, whose product MGAYCKNKRLLIAIVAGFSSLFVWVHCTLAAERSEVLRYEVTWNGNKAGHGDITTKANAKEVTVVAQAVSDGVLKAVIELWSQIHAKFTPKNFKPQTYKFHLKSSLSNPESVDLAFDHKTQLVQVNKQKGSERESHCEKFSGVYDPITAIYLLRHQADLSKPMFVDIYDGKDRSRLLVNPAGNQHVKVKTGMHQAVCLDLRLVKLTGDKKEVATGKLWISNDEHRIPLLLTSSPIVGTIRFELVQAQL is encoded by the coding sequence TTGGGCGCGTACTGCAAGAATAAACGGCTTCTGATCGCGATTGTGGCGGGTTTCTCGTCATTGTTCGTCTGGGTTCACTGCACCTTGGCCGCTGAACGGTCGGAAGTGCTCCGGTACGAGGTGACATGGAATGGGAACAAGGCCGGCCACGGGGACATTACGACAAAGGCCAACGCCAAGGAAGTCACTGTGGTAGCACAAGCAGTTTCGGACGGCGTCCTCAAGGCCGTGATTGAACTCTGGAGCCAAATTCACGCCAAATTTACTCCCAAAAACTTCAAGCCTCAAACCTACAAATTCCACCTGAAGTCCAGCTTGTCCAACCCGGAATCGGTCGATCTGGCCTTCGATCACAAGACTCAGCTGGTTCAAGTAAACAAGCAAAAGGGCAGCGAGAGGGAAAGTCATTGCGAGAAGTTCTCCGGGGTTTACGATCCGATTACCGCCATATACTTATTGAGGCATCAGGCTGACTTATCCAAACCGATGTTCGTGGACATTTATGATGGCAAAGATCGGTCGCGACTCCTGGTCAACCCGGCAGGAAACCAGCATGTCAAAGTCAAGACGGGCATGCATCAGGCGGTTTGTCTCGACCTTCGCCTGGTGAAATTGACCGGAGATAAGAAAGAGGTTGCAACTGGAAAGCTTTGGATCTCCAATGACGAACACCGCATCCCACTTTTGTTGACCTCGTCCCCGATCGTGGGGACCATCCGCTTTGAATTGGTTCAAGCTCAACTCTGA
- a CDS encoding CCA tRNA nucleotidyltransferase has translation MGDISRAREILESIHREAPESYLVGGAVRDRLMGRPWPTDLDLAVPCNGFELARRLAGTGRFKATFVPLDSVSGTGRIVLHGDPSTVLDISSYKGQDIRDDLRHRDFTINAIAMTIPDFLEGEDERVVDSTSGIRDLQTKTIRACSGAAFEEDPLRIIRAFRFKASMDFTINADTLDLMPRSLKGLAAASPERIRDELIATLSASAAFLVLVEMDSMGIIDLLLPEIVPMKGCLQNEYHHLDVWDHTLEAVKQLEQVLRTPADYFADLSPTVEQYCNEEPVKGRQRSSLLKLATIFHDSGKPQTVSSNSHGRIHFFGHEKISTRLFEQAGLRLKLAGREIKSVSEIIAGHMRTLIFTRGPVTGRAVHRLCRHFKRDVTGLLVLFLADLSASRGPARPHGLESTTLERVHEALRMCLEAERERQPPFLNGREVMAIFGLTPGPYLGKILKKLDELQGEGEVRTRDEAVAATRAILNGQTQPGRTKEPQKETRTQRKHD, from the coding sequence ATGGGCGACATTTCCCGGGCAAGGGAAATACTTGAATCCATACACAGAGAGGCCCCGGAATCCTACCTGGTCGGAGGCGCTGTGCGAGATCGCCTGATGGGCCGGCCTTGGCCGACGGACCTTGATCTTGCAGTGCCGTGCAACGGATTTGAATTAGCCAGGCGCCTCGCTGGAACCGGACGGTTCAAGGCCACCTTTGTCCCTTTGGATTCAGTATCCGGCACCGGTAGAATCGTATTGCACGGGGACCCGTCGACCGTCCTGGACATTTCCTCCTACAAGGGTCAGGACATCCGTGACGACCTCCGACATCGTGATTTCACCATAAACGCAATAGCAATGACCATCCCCGATTTCTTGGAGGGAGAGGACGAACGAGTTGTTGACTCCACGTCGGGAATCAGGGACCTTCAGACGAAGACCATCCGAGCCTGCTCCGGGGCTGCGTTTGAAGAGGACCCGCTTCGAATCATCAGGGCATTTCGGTTCAAGGCTTCCATGGACTTCACCATTAACGCCGATACGCTCGACCTGATGCCGCGGAGCCTTAAAGGACTGGCTGCTGCATCGCCTGAAAGAATACGAGACGAGTTGATCGCTACCCTCTCTGCCTCAGCCGCTTTTCTTGTGCTGGTTGAAATGGATTCTATGGGAATAATCGATTTACTGCTTCCGGAGATCGTCCCTATGAAAGGATGCCTACAGAATGAATACCACCACCTGGATGTTTGGGACCATACCCTGGAAGCCGTAAAGCAGTTGGAGCAAGTGCTGAGGACTCCGGCAGACTACTTCGCAGATTTGAGCCCTACCGTGGAGCAATACTGCAACGAGGAGCCGGTTAAAGGACGGCAGCGAAGCTCTCTCTTGAAGCTGGCTACGATCTTTCACGACTCAGGTAAGCCTCAGACGGTGTCGAGTAATTCTCACGGGAGAATTCATTTCTTCGGACACGAGAAGATCTCCACCCGACTTTTTGAACAAGCCGGTCTCCGCCTGAAACTGGCCGGCCGAGAGATCAAATCCGTGTCAGAAATAATAGCGGGTCATATGCGCACATTAATCTTTACCAGAGGCCCGGTGACCGGCCGTGCCGTGCATCGCCTGTGCAGGCATTTCAAGAGGGACGTTACGGGCTTGCTCGTGCTTTTCCTTGCCGATCTCAGCGCATCTCGAGGGCCTGCCAGACCACACGGGCTGGAAAGCACGACCCTGGAAAGAGTTCATGAGGCGTTACGGATGTGTCTGGAAGCCGAACGAGAACGACAACCGCCTTTCTTGAACGGCAGAGAGGTGATGGCGATTTTTGGCCTGACTCCAGGGCCCTATCTGGGGAAGATCTTGAAGAAGTTGGACGAATTGCAGGGAGAAGGGGAGGTCAGGACACGGGATGAGGCTGTCGCGGCCACAAGGGCCATTTTGAATGGCCAAACTCAACCGGGAAGAACAAAAGAACCGCAAAAGGAAACAAGAACCCAAAGGAAACACGACTAA
- a CDS encoding 30S ribosomal protein S1 yields MENVETQNNNLPAEQNEQENSREEDFAELVESSFHRVQEGEVVTGMVVQVTPEFVMIDVGSKSEGQIPLEQFLDENGDLTVSVGDEVRVFLEDTEESSGQVRLSKSKADKIRIWDQIAEICETEKTIMGKVVSRVKGGLQVDIGVSAFLPGSQVDLRPVRNFEKYIGETFEFNVLKYNRKRGNIVLSRRPLLEKTKDAKKNLIMGAMEGAGLFTGTVKNITDYGAFIDLGGIDGLLHITDMSWGRINHPSDVLKVGDEIQVKILKFDQDKERVSLGLKQIQPDPWGNVEERYPGGSKWSGKIVSITDYGAFVELERGVEGLVHVSEMTWTKKPRHPSKIVQVGEEVDVVVLNVDKDQKRISLGMKQLRPNPWDVIAEKYPEGTKIEGKIRNVTDFGIFVGIDEGIDGLVHISDISWTQRIKHPGEVYKKGQTVQAVVLNIDKENERFSLGIKQIHEDPWETIPDRYPPGAKVKGKVTSVTDFGVFLEIEEGIEGMIHVSELSKERVNSPADFTHEGEELTAMVLKVNKKDKKIALSIKSLERTGDYDQVKGYMHSQEVVASNLGDLLKENLGSTFGKDQ; encoded by the coding sequence ATGGAAAACGTGGAAACCCAAAACAACAACCTTCCTGCCGAGCAAAATGAACAGGAGAATTCAAGAGAAGAAGATTTCGCGGAACTTGTAGAAAGCAGCTTCCATAGAGTTCAAGAGGGTGAAGTTGTCACGGGGATGGTGGTGCAAGTCACACCTGAATTCGTGATGATTGATGTCGGCTCCAAATCCGAAGGGCAAATTCCTCTTGAGCAATTCCTTGACGAAAACGGAGATCTGACGGTCAGCGTCGGGGACGAAGTAAGAGTCTTCCTGGAAGATACGGAAGAATCCTCGGGCCAAGTGAGACTGTCCAAGAGCAAGGCGGACAAGATCCGCATTTGGGACCAGATAGCGGAAATATGCGAGACTGAGAAGACAATCATGGGCAAGGTCGTATCCCGGGTAAAGGGAGGCCTTCAGGTGGACATAGGGGTCTCCGCTTTTTTACCCGGCTCCCAGGTCGATCTGCGACCCGTGCGGAATTTCGAGAAATATATAGGTGAGACTTTCGAATTTAATGTTCTCAAGTACAATCGCAAACGGGGCAACATTGTGCTTTCGAGAAGGCCGCTGCTTGAAAAGACCAAGGATGCGAAGAAAAATCTCATCATGGGGGCCATGGAAGGGGCCGGCCTTTTTACCGGAACAGTGAAAAACATAACCGATTACGGTGCGTTTATAGATCTTGGCGGCATTGACGGGCTGCTCCACATAACCGACATGTCTTGGGGTCGGATCAACCACCCATCGGACGTGCTTAAGGTGGGTGACGAGATCCAGGTTAAGATATTGAAGTTTGACCAGGACAAGGAGCGGGTATCTCTCGGACTCAAACAGATCCAGCCGGACCCGTGGGGAAATGTCGAGGAAAGGTACCCCGGCGGCTCCAAATGGAGCGGGAAGATTGTCAGCATCACCGACTACGGTGCATTCGTTGAGTTGGAGAGAGGCGTGGAAGGTCTGGTTCACGTGTCGGAGATGACCTGGACCAAGAAGCCTCGCCACCCGTCCAAGATAGTCCAGGTAGGCGAGGAAGTGGATGTCGTGGTTCTTAACGTCGATAAGGACCAGAAGCGGATATCCTTGGGCATGAAACAACTTAGGCCGAACCCCTGGGATGTGATCGCTGAAAAATACCCCGAGGGGACCAAGATCGAAGGCAAAATAAGAAACGTTACTGATTTCGGGATCTTTGTGGGTATCGACGAGGGCATTGACGGACTGGTCCACATTTCGGACATCTCCTGGACACAAAGGATCAAGCACCCTGGTGAGGTTTACAAGAAAGGCCAAACCGTTCAGGCGGTGGTCCTCAACATCGACAAAGAAAACGAACGATTCTCCCTGGGCATCAAGCAGATTCACGAAGATCCGTGGGAAACCATCCCCGACCGGTATCCTCCCGGGGCCAAGGTTAAGGGAAAGGTTACTTCAGTAACGGACTTTGGTGTCTTTCTCGAAATAGAGGAAGGCATCGAGGGCATGATACACGTCTCCGAACTCTCCAAGGAGAGAGTCAATTCACCCGCTGACTTCACTCATGAAGGCGAGGAGTTGACTGCCATGGTCCTCAAGGTCAATAAGAAGGACAAAAAGATCGCGCTGTCGATCAAGAGTCTGGAAAGAACCGGGGACTATGACCAGGTGAAGGGGTACATGCACAGCCAGGAAGTGGTTGCTTCCAACCTGGGAGACTTGCTCAAGGAGAACCTCGGAAGCACCTTCGGGAAAGACCAGTAG
- a CDS encoding (d)CMP kinase, with amino-acid sequence MFRDKLSKTTPEPLHGTVVIAIDGPAGAGKSTAAKLLAERLGFFLLDTGALYRVMALHLIRNGIVPDSQDIPESALESLDLRIEPEIASMRLFLGPEEVTQMIRDEWLGMQASRFSTRPEVRRALLGLQRAAGSRWDLVAEGRDMGTVVFPDASVKFFVTADLVERSKRRHLEILQRGNSTPLDQVREEMRARDHRDESRDHSPLVQARDAIVIDTTHLTPQQVLERMLQDIEAKSVLRGRSAPS; translated from the coding sequence ATGTTCAGAGACAAACTCTCGAAAACAACGCCTGAACCCTTGCATGGAACCGTCGTGATAGCCATTGATGGACCGGCTGGAGCGGGGAAATCCACTGCGGCGAAGCTTTTGGCCGAGCGTTTGGGGTTCTTTCTGCTGGACACCGGGGCACTTTATCGCGTGATGGCTTTGCACCTGATTCGTAACGGCATCGTGCCCGATTCCCAGGACATTCCGGAAAGCGCCCTTGAGTCTTTGGACTTGCGCATAGAACCGGAGATAGCTTCTATGAGGCTGTTCCTCGGTCCGGAAGAGGTCACGCAGATGATCAGAGACGAGTGGCTTGGGATGCAGGCGTCCCGATTCTCGACCAGGCCGGAAGTGAGAAGGGCCCTTCTTGGCCTCCAGCGTGCCGCAGGTTCAAGGTGGGACCTGGTCGCGGAAGGAAGGGACATGGGAACGGTCGTGTTCCCTGACGCCTCGGTGAAATTTTTCGTGACGGCTGATTTGGTTGAACGTTCGAAGCGCCGTCACTTGGAAATCCTACAGCGAGGGAATTCGACGCCACTCGACCAGGTCAGAGAAGAAATGCGCGCCCGCGATCACAGGGACGAATCCCGCGACCATTCACCTCTTGTCCAGGCTCGCGATGCCATCGTCATCGACACTACACACTTGACACCTCAACAGGTCTTGGAGCGGATGTTACAGGATATCGAGGCGAAAAGCGTGTTGCGTGGCCGCAGCGCCCCAAGCTAA
- a CDS encoding histidinol-phosphate transaminase codes for MQQTKPTWVERAIPSHILSIPPYVPGKPVAELQRELGLSQAVKMASNENPLGPSPLAVRAMEEHLGDAHIYPESSGPDLRSALASRFGVVPDCIILGNGSDEIMQMAGHVFIQPDDEAIMGEHAFSMYSICVRAFGGTPILVPLKDHRADLPAIAKAVTPRTKLIFLAVPNSPTGTIVSRGEFESFVRDLSSKQLVLVLDEAYREYVQDPDCPNGAEYISSELPILVLRTFSKIHGLAGLRVGYGIAQPWLIELLNRVRPPFNVNSLAQVGALAALDDIEHVQRSLKLARDGMDYLSSELTSLGLEIIPSQSNFISFRWGNGARECYEALLHKGVIVRHLASFGMADWIRVTIGREDENRRFMSALKETLSALS; via the coding sequence ATGCAACAAACCAAACCTACCTGGGTGGAGCGGGCAATACCTTCCCACATACTGTCCATTCCACCCTACGTTCCGGGCAAGCCCGTGGCCGAGCTACAGAGAGAGCTGGGTTTGTCCCAGGCCGTAAAAATGGCCTCCAACGAGAACCCGCTCGGGCCGTCACCCCTGGCTGTCCGGGCCATGGAAGAGCACCTCGGAGATGCACACATTTATCCGGAGTCCTCGGGACCGGATCTCCGATCGGCTCTGGCTTCGCGCTTTGGAGTAGTCCCGGACTGTATCATTCTCGGGAACGGTTCCGACGAAATCATGCAGATGGCCGGCCATGTCTTCATTCAACCTGATGATGAAGCAATAATGGGCGAGCACGCGTTTTCCATGTACAGTATCTGCGTGCGCGCCTTTGGCGGTACACCGATCCTTGTTCCCTTGAAAGACCACAGGGCCGACCTCCCGGCTATAGCCAAAGCAGTGACGCCACGGACCAAGCTGATCTTCCTGGCCGTGCCCAACAGCCCCACGGGAACCATCGTGTCTCGTGGAGAGTTCGAATCTTTCGTGAGGGATCTGTCCTCGAAGCAACTTGTGCTGGTGCTTGACGAGGCATACCGCGAATACGTGCAAGATCCCGACTGCCCCAATGGGGCGGAATACATCTCCAGCGAGCTGCCGATCCTTGTCTTGAGGACCTTCTCCAAAATTCACGGGCTGGCCGGCCTGCGGGTCGGGTACGGGATCGCTCAGCCCTGGCTCATTGAGCTACTGAATCGCGTTAGACCCCCGTTTAACGTGAATTCCCTCGCCCAAGTCGGGGCCCTGGCGGCACTGGATGACATTGAACACGTCCAGAGGTCCTTGAAGCTTGCACGCGACGGAATGGATTATTTGTCCTCGGAACTAACTTCCCTGGGCCTGGAGATAATTCCATCCCAGTCGAATTTCATTAGTTTCCGCTGGGGAAACGGGGCAAGGGAATGCTATGAAGCTCTGCTGCACAAGGGAGTTATCGTGAGGCATCTCGCGTCCTTCGGGATGGCGGACTGGATAAGGGTGACTATTGGAAGAGAAGATGAGAATAGGCGTTTTATGAGCGCTTTGAAAGAAACGCTGTCCGCGTTGTCATAG